CGCTTTAATCAATTACTACAATATTATACCTTGATTAATACTAAAACCATATATCATGTAATTCtagagtaaaattaatagtgaCTGAAACGTTTGACGCTGGCTTATTTGGAGAGCTTGTAATACCGTCTATGATTAACGTGCACATGAacattttagatttaaatGGCATGGTAATACCTATGGGCGCGACGGTTTACACAGCAGCCATTGAATGTGAATACATTAGATACAGATCGTCGGTGGTTTTTGACAAAGTAAAATATCACTGTCCTTTAAACTTTGACAACGTGTCTATACTGTCAGACGACGAATATTACGATACGGAAAACCTGGAAAAAgttcaaattaattacgtCACAGAGCCACACGTGCTCTTTAATGTAAACTTTAACAATTTGCTAGAATTGTACGAATTCTGCAAGGATGGGATAAAGCAGATGCTACAAACAAAATGTAGATACGACGGTATCATAGACGGTTTAGTCACTTGGTTCAAGCTACATCTTGACGAGGAGATCATGTTGGATTCCTCGGATGGAAAATCTTGTTGGCAATTTGCTGTTTTCCCGACGATGCCGACCGTATGTCGCGAAGGTGACGTCTTGACGATAAAAGCGGAAACCTTGAAGGGCAAACTAAAATGTTCTTATAGCGCGGGTAATGCGCGATTCAATGAGAATTGTACAACTTTGTATCATTTGCCAAAAGAAGTCATTGCCTTCCTAAATGACTTCGATTACGTCAAACTGCTCACAGAAATTGGTAGATCTCAAGAGaatagaaaaatgaaatatattttggatACTTCGCCTTTTCCAATCTACGGATTGACTCGTTTAAAGGAATGTAAAGATagcgaaattttatattacaaaactgACAATCCAACGCTACGTGTTCTGATTGAACAAATAGCCCGTGATAGCGGACTGCAAGGGAAAGTGCAGATGATATCAAACTATGAGGAAATTCCATGTTTTCTAGATTccatatttattcataactTTGATATTAAAGGTGAATTGAAAGATGATCAAGATAGTTATGAAATTTCCAGgtaatatattgtatgtaatatttatatattgtatgattTATGTagtattaaaatcttttaaattatccaTTGGTTCAGGAACTTACTTAAAACGAACGGCGTGTTATTGCCGGAAAAGATTTTCCTTATGGGACAATTAGTGTACTCGGAAGATTTACCCAATATGGTTTATGTACAAGATGCAAATCTTCAAAGATCATGTTCATTCGGTACCTCCATTGATACGGTATAacgatgcaatatttttaattatgtaatttatatttaaataaacggtACAATCTTATGAGaatatgattattaaaaataaaattttgtaaaatttgctTGCCtaataacagtaaaataaagaataggTTTTCCTTTTCAGAGCTCGGACAGCGAGGATGATCTGCATGTGCGGGATAATATagtcaataataaaagtacaaaTTACATAATCGCTGAatacataaacaaatataaggTAAGTCCACACTTAAAATACTCTAGTCTGAAggtatcgatttttatttccatGCTTATTTTGCTACAGATCAACCAAATATTCGATTTGAATTCGAGTTTATATTCATGTGAGATTATGTCTGAGACGCAAATACTGGCAGAAATAAATGAAACCGAGACTACCGAAACAATCATAAATTTTGGCGAAATTAGTAACAAAGGAAAAATTTTGCCAAATGCCTTAATATGTTGGTACAAGGTTCAGCTCAGTCCATATCACGTACATGATACAAAGAAGAATGATTCTTTCATGAATCATACGGCAATCGTCCTCGAAGATAAACTGAGAGATATTATTCTGAGAGataaagaagtaaaaattaaagtcCACCAAATGAAAGGTTTAGTGAAAATTACAATacttaatttgtaaaaatttacaagaataaactattttacaattttatacaatttcctatggaaaatacaatttttataatacaatatcttttttactgcaatacattttataactattttttatatgataccTTACAATACCTTACCTCACCagttgaataaatattaacattgtaaaatgtaaattgcaTACGAGAAGTacaaatatagatatacgGTATTCctatatgcatattatatatatatttttttaaattcaattatttgacTCATTCCACACAATTTTCATGCGTAAATTAGgactatttataataacatatacaatatattacatatatacatatatatataataaaatcttttagagGACATTATCAATTGTTTTTTCCatgaaaaattctaatttaaatagGCAATCTGTTAATACACAGACACACAATTGTCTACAGTTTGCTGAAATTGTCACTGTTCAATATTTCACATACAAATGGCGCGATATTTTCgggattattattatgaacGTCATGATTTCCgtctatattaattatttccaacaTGGTTTTAGTTTTTATCGTTTCCAACACTAATTTAAGTTCTTCTTCATGTTTACGAAGAACACCGTGAGATGGAAGAAAGAGGTATATTGGAACTGAAAGCTTGTTATTAAACTTCTGACATTCTTccatattcataaataaaagaggTTGATGTCTTAATCGCAAatctctattatatatatacttcccATTCCCATTTACTTTCGTAACTGCACGCTCAAACAGCGCATCAGCAGCTTCGGAATTTAAAGGTGACATCCTCATAGTCTTAAGAGCATgtaatatttctgttttaGTGTAAGACCGCGGTTTTTCGGTTTTATGATAAGTTTTTACTACAAGTGTagatgttatataaaaatgtagtaCATAATCTTCCTTCAGGTGACCCATAAGAAGCCCATCAAGAGAAATTAACTTCCTGATTCTATTTGGTTGAAAAATACTGAACATGAAAGCTATTTGCGTTCCTAAACTGTGtcctatataaataaactttttccaCTGCAGGGCTTCTAAGATGAAATATAATCCGTGTGTGTAAACTGTTATGTCTATCATCATCCAAGATGGAAAGGGTGACGACCATCCGTGGCCAGGTAAATCTATGcatacgtaataaaataattcttttggTAAATACTTCATCAGTCTAGTAAAAGATCCCAAGTTATCTTGGTGTCCGTGCACTAGTAAGACTGGCTTTCCTGTGGGAGAACCATAGGTTTTGGCAGCAACGTGACCCCAGGGTACAGAGAGTTTTATTTCCGTACATTGTTGTTCTGCCTCTGCCATTTTTGTTAGTTACTCTTGCtgaataagataaagaaatCTTATTCActgaaacaataaattttttaatagttttatacATTGCATTACCTATAgagtttttaagatttaagtACTAATAATATGTAACTAATATTGCAAACctaaatcttttttactaCAAATCCTTTTTAGCTTCATTTTCTTACATTCAGCATAATTGTACTTCTTAATTCTAAACGGAAGAGGTATACGGcgaaaagttacaaaaaggaaaaatcaAATAGAGCTTACCTCTTACGCACGTAATTTggattaatttatgaaatttatgtCACAATGACTGATTAAACAGATTGACAAAAACTGATGATAAAATTCCTCTTTGTTCGCTATAAATCACGACTGCCAAACGCGACCAGCGATGCGCTATACGAGTCGACTGcgaaggaaagaaataaattcacgtACTTAATTCTGTGTATATATAGCCTGTGGCAAAAAGTTCCCTCTCCAATATTTAGTCACacttgttttttattttaatcatttcttcGTTTCTTCCAAGTAGGCCATTATGCGATATTTGTGGAGGTTATCTCTTTTAGGAAACAAGTTTGAGTAACAAGTAGAAAATAGAAAGTCATACATGCCACGTGTGCAGATGTATTTGACCCTGATAAGTTTTTACTTAGCTCTGTTTGTTAGTCTAATACTCGCGGCCTGATATATATGAGACTATCGGTTCAACAATGTGAAAAACTGTTCCACTGTAACTGTTTTGTGATGCTAAAACGTCCTTGTTCCTTGTTCTCTTCTAGgcgaatgaataaataattaactaattatacTAGATAACAATGACTAGGTAGAAATGATGATGAATAATCATAGGAGAGTTATCATCATGCTAGAAAATGGGCTCGATAAATATTCAAGTTGGTCGGAAATACAAATAGGAAAGAAGAAAACCGAGAAATCGTTTAAATCGTAATTATGgagcgttaattaaaaaaaaaaaaaaataaataaatatatatatatatatatatatatatatatatatatatatatataatatttaatccatTAGTACAGCAAAACGTTGCACATTTAACATTTGCTCGACGAATTTAttactgataaaaaaaaaattacttattcttttttttaacgtataaACATAGTCTACACAGATTAAAGCAGGTTCTGcagttttaattaagaattaatatgaatacaTATCAGGCGACtcttatttaaaacaatttttaattttattatttttatatattattgcgaAGTTATcagcataaatatttaaaactttatttatcttatctctataatgttttatacatataattataaaaataatgagattaaaaattgtttttaataagatgagtcgcctACTGCACTCAtgataattcttaattaaaccTGCAGAACCTGCTTTAATCCGTGTAGACTAtgttatatgttttttatatcaacTGCTGCAATGCTACATTATTGTCGCACCTAGAGAAGAATGGACCGCTTCGTGATTTCGAAAATCAAACGAATCAAACAGGATCCGCTTCTGCTGCGGCGGGGAATGCGGCGGAACCTTCCGATTTTTCACAATTCCGCTCCTTGATGTTGGAACAATTAAGACTGGATCGGGAAGAACAGTCGAGGCAGAATCGGGAGATGATGGAGCAAATAATGTCCATGATGAGTGCGACTCCGAGAAGCCCAGCACAGGAACCGTCGTTAACGTCAGTCCACACGAATCGCACGATCGTATCGTCAGTAGCGCCAGCACAGGCAGTTACGCTGTTAGCGTCTCAGTTACCGAAATTTAGCGGCACTGAGGACGAAGATGTCATTATATGGCTCAACAAAGTGGAAAATGTGGCGCGGATTCACGGCGTCACACATGAGATTGCGCTCTTGGCAGCCACAGGCAAATTAGGCGGCAACGCACAACGGTGGTTTGAACACAGCACAGGGATTGTCAATCGGTCATATACAGTTTTCAAGGAAGCCATCACTCGCAGGTTCAAGAGAAGAACACTAATGTACGTGCAGATGAGAAAGATTGAAGAACGGCAATGGAATTTCCCGAAGGAATCCTTTATGGATTATGCGATGGATAAAATCGATCTGATGCAAAGTGTCACGTTGCCGGATACCGACAAGATCCAGTTAATAATTGACGGCATTGCGAACATGGCAATGAGAGGAACGGCGACAGCATTAGATTCAACGGACATCGATCAATTCCTCGATCAAATGCATCGCATCACGTCGTCATGCATGCCGAAGAAAAATGTGACGAGTAAGCCGCAGAAAGGGAAGGACTTCGCGGTGAAAAAAGACAATCAGCCTAAAGTGTCAGTGAACCCCAGTTCAGTGCCGGTAAATAAGGACAAGTTTTGCGCCTACTGCAAAACCAAGGGGCACGTACGAGAGGAGTGCTTCAAATTGAAGCGTAAGGAGCAACCTCAGACGGTCGCACCGGCCGCCTCTTCTACCACGGTCTCGGCAGTCGACATTGCCGACACAACGGCCTCGCCCACAACGGCGGCTCAGACCACGGAACCGACGACGGTGGCCTGCGTAGCGGAACAGGACCGGAGGCTCGAGCTCGACGACTTCCGGATTAAGGTTATTGCGTTGAATAAGGTGAAGTCCGATTTAATAGCTCTCGTGGATACAGGTAGCCCAATTTCTTTTATCCGACCGTCcgtttataagaaatatttcgaatCGTCCGATAACGCGACAAGTTCTCACCATTCGTATAAAGCGTTAAATAACTCGCCAATACAAATAAGCGAAACCGTTTCCTCCGAGTTGATTTTATCTCCGTTACCGGAATTCCCGGCTTCGATAGAATTGAATGTTCTGCTTAATGATTGTTTAACAATGGATTTGATAATCGGTAtggattttataaagaaacataAGATAAAGATAATGTATAATCCAACTTCCGATAATCCAGAAAGTAAATTGCGGTTATTCAATGAGATAGCGTTTGCGGATGTAATCCCTGAAACTCCTAAGAAGTTAGaggaaaaattatcttctaTCGAGACGGATTTCGACGACGGGGTTAAACAACGGTTAATTTCGGTATTCGATGAAGTAGAGTTGGTCGAGATACCCCCTTCTggggaaaaatatttagttagaGTTGCGCTCAAAGATGAATCAGTATACGCGTACTCGCCCAGACGTGTGTCGTGGAAAGAGCGAGAACTAACGAGAGAAATAACCGACGATCTTCTGCGAAGGGGAATAATCAAACCCAGTTCTTCTCCTTACTGCGCGAGAACCGTGCtagttagaaaaaaaaatggtaaatGGCGTTTATGCGTAGATTTTCGCCCGCTAAACGCTCGAGTGCACAAGCGAAAGTGCCCGTTTCCCGTAATCGAGAATTGTTTGGTAGATATCGGAAAGAAATATGTGTACACGTTGTTAGATCTGAAGGATGGTTACCACCAAGTGGAAATCCATCCGGAtgacacaaaatatttttcgttcgCGACGTATGACGGTCAGTACGAATACGTACGTTTGCCTTTCGGATTTAGCGAATCGGGAGCCGAGTTTTTCGAACGAGTAAGAAATCTCCCTGACTTAGCAACCTTGATTCGATTACGAAAGATTATACTGTACATGGATGACATCCTTATAGCTACCGATACAGTCGacgaaaatttagaaattattaaacggGTGCTCGTAGAGCTTAAACGTTATCATTTCGAAATCAATATTGACAAATGCcagtttttgaaattaaaggTTGAATTCTTAGGATATATTGTGTCAGCTAACGGGATAACAATTAGCGAAAGGCACACGGACGTAATTCATAAGTTTCCCGTTCCAAGGAAAGTGTTGGATGTTCAGCGATTCTTGGGCttgacaaattattttagaagatTCATTCAGAACTATGCGAGTAAGGCAAAGCCTTTAACTAATTTGTTGCGCAAGTCgaataaattcattttcgGTAAAGATTGTAGGCAGGCTTTTGAATCcttgaaaaaagatttagtCTCCTACCCGGTTTTAAGACTTTACGACTCGAATGCGGAGACGCAATTACATACCGATGCGAGTCATATAGCAATTGCCGCGATTCTACTGCAGAAGCAGAGTGACGGTGTTTTCGCTCCCGTAGCTTACTTTAGTCAAGCAACAAATAAGGCTGAAGCCAACTACATTAGTTTTGAGCTCGAGATGTTAGCTATAGTAAAGTCGATCGAAAGATTccatatttatctttatggATTGCAATTCACGATCGTGACCGATTGTCAAGCATTAGTTTATGCCGTAAATAAAGCTCATCTAAACCCAAGAATTGCTCGTTGGACTTTACGTATTCaggattataattttaagattatccATCGCGCGGGAGAAAAAATGGCGCATGTAGATGCTCTAAGCCGTATCGTGGCGTACGTCGATTCGATGCCCATCGAAAGAGAGCTAGAATACAAGCAATTGACGGATACCAAGTTAAAAAGTATCGCCGAAGAGTTAGAGTTTAAAGAGAACGATAAGTTCGAGCTTGTCGAAGGATTAATTTATAGAAAGGGTGAAGACAAACCCCGGTTCGTAGTCCCGGATTCCATGGTCAATAATGTTATACGCGTATATCATGATATCATGGCTCACTGCGGAGTGGAAAAAACCGTTCAAGGTATTATGGCGAATTATTGGTTCCCGTCAATGCGCAAAAAGGTTCGTGATTATATAGAAGACTGTCTAGTATGTTTAATGTCGAACACATCGGTAAATTCACGCGAAGGTGAGATGCAGATTACGGATTCTCCTTCAGCCCCTTTTCAAATATTGCATACCGACCATTATGGTATTTGGTGGAATCAATAGGCGGGTTTAAGCATGTCCTGTTAGTCGTTGACGCGTACACGCGATTCACTTGGTTGTTCCCGGTTAAAACCACCAATTCGAAGGAGGTAATCAAACAATTTAACAGTCTGTTTCATATGTTCGGTAACCCGAACGAAATAGTATCTGATAGAGGAACTGCTTTTACATCGCACGAATTTACCGAATTCTTGAATTCCAATAATATTAAGCATCGCAAAGTAGCGGTAGCGGCCCCATGGGCGAACGGTATAGTTGAGAGGGTGAACAAGTTTCTAAAATCATCATTGAGAAAACTAGTCGAAGAACCACGTAGGTGGAAAGATTATTTAAGCACAGTTCAATACGTAATAAATAACACGTTTCATTCTTCTCTGAAGAGTTCCCCCTCAAAACTACTTTTAGGTTATGACCAGCGTGGTCACGTAGATGCTAAGTTAGTAGAGCGTCTCAACCAATTGGCGAAGGTTGAGTTTAATTTCGAAGCTTACCGTGATTCGGTTCGCGAAGCAGCGGTAGACTCTACTGAGGGCATCAAGAATTATAATAAGgcatattatgataaaatacacaaaaagCCGACGGAATATAACGCAGGTGATCTGGTAATGATTCGCGACACGGTTGTTAAACCCGGAGAGGATAGAAAGTTGAAACCTTCTTATAAAGGTCCTTATAGAATTATGAAGGCTTTGAATAAGAATCGATATGTGGTAGAGAGTATTCCCGGTTTCGACGTCACGTCCCGTCCTTATAATTCGATCTTATCACCAGATCGCCTGAAGCCGTGGATTAAAACGGTTAAACCTGTCAGTCCGTCAAGCGTTGAAGATATTCCTATTAATgtataagtttaaaattagTTTATGCTGTGAATGGCCGAACGTGCCTATAACATTCTGTGTTATTAATACCAAAGTTAATTgagtgaaattatttttatttaagttcaAGTTGCATTGTTCAAAGTATTGCGATGTTAATGAATAAGTTACATTTAAGTTGTGTTTAAAAAGCCAGATTACATTCGGGTCGAATGTCGTGCCAGGCGGGCCGATCTGTAAGAAATCGAAAGAGGCCTACCCGATAGGTGGCTCCACATGGCGCACGCGAGCGACGCGTTGACTACGATGGCTAGAGGCGCTGGCCACCGCTGCCAGCGCGCGATCGGAGAGTGCGTATGATTAGTCGGGTGGTGATGACGCAAGTTGTTTACGCGAAACGTGTAACGGCCGTACAAGTCCGAACGTGTTCAAGCGAGTCGAGACGAGTTGAGTGCGCGAGAAGGTTCGACGGAGTTCTGAAGGAATCTCCGAAGAGATCGGTCGTGCGTCGGAGGGCTGATGCCTTTGTAATCGCGTCCCGGCGTATCGGTTCGTAATTCGTAAGTGGACTTCGTGGAGATGTAAAAGTGAAATACATATTGAATAAGCGTTATCTATCCTTGTTTTCTTTTCCCCTCAACACCACCCTCGTTTTCCTTCGTAATAAGCGGTGTCGATAATACCCGCGCCACGTAATCGAGGTCGTCCTGCAAATTCCTTCAAGAATACCGGTGaaacgataattattaaaagaaacattcccacttacaattagagttAGGATTATCATCAAACATTTTACAGGTGCTATAAAACCAGATTTAACGAGCATTTATACGACATTTTACGCAATCAACTAtgcgtaaatttttaattttttaaatacttcttaAATTAACGTgacatgtaaaattaaaaacagaactcttatatattttaaatcctgATGCGAATTAATAGATTAATTATCAGAAATCGCGACAAATCGTTTCTTTACGTTGCATctcttataaatttaatatgattaattaatgtttactaAATAACATCTATCATTCTGTAAATAATGTCcttttgtttcaatttgtttttcaatataCAAGAATATTTGCGGATTCATAATTGTATGTATCCGAAGTATCTCGAAattaaattggaaaaaataataatttaataattaatttgcgagCGTTATCTATTGTAAGTTCGTTCTATTTTTTTGTGACCTCGAAGCCCCGCCGGCCGCCGGCTTTGCTCCGTTGGTAACCActctcatttttatatatcgacGCCAATCGACGCCACCAGGGATCGGAATGATAGTTCGCCTAGAAGCCGCTGTCGCGAGCGAATTTCCATGACGGCCCTTCTTGGCTCGCGCGTGCGTCGCGGTTGATCGCGGTCGGCGCGTGCGGATAGTAAAATGGCTGCCGGGAAACGTCAATACATTCTGTACTGATACGAGCCTGCCTTTGTAATCGCATTTGTAAATACGTTCGCGACGCGGGGGGGTAACATCGTCGCTGGGACGTCGCATGCCGTTCGACTGATCGGCCCCGGGTGCTTCGTGAGCCGTGTGCGCGTGCCGACGGGCGACGGGATGGCGGAGTTTGTGCGCGGTGGGCCAAGCGTATCCAACAATGCCAAGGTGCGTATGCACTATGCGTGCGTGTGCCGTGTACTCGCGTAGCCGCGAGAGCGTTGCTCGCCGTTGTCTCTTTTCCCGGACGAGCGGAGTCGCCAACGGCGGGAAGCGCGACGCGAATTCTCGCACGCtccttattttaatatttcgctCCCCCTGCTCTCTTTCTAGTCTTTCTCGCGCGGACTATTTTCGTGGAGAGCACACACACCGGGCCTTATCTCCTGTATCCTCTGTTATCGCCCAATGAGCTTCTCCGGCTTCTCGACTCCTCGATTAGGCATACATGTGCGTTtgaacaaaaacaaaaaaaaaaacgcgcttTACATATGCCACGCTTTCGTTTTGGATTATTCTCGAATCATTCTCTGGGATATGATTCACTTATGTTCGGCGATACTGGTTGATATTGTTGATAATGAATCAGATCCTTGACAGCTACGGAGAGTGACAGAACGTGATTATGATcgcttttaatttctctttcaacCACTATTTTTTGCGATATCGAGgtaatttacgttttatttaaaaaaaattaaaagtgctCTTTTTCAATCATATTGATTGAAAAGCAGCATCTAGAGAACCTTAGAAGGAGGAGCCACTTGAAATAGAAACTACAAGGAAAAAAGTTAAAGATATGTTGGATTTCAAACAGATCTTAAAACAAATCTATAGAGAGAACTTCCTCAAAAAGCAATGATTAAAACCGCACTAGCAAAGAGagatcatataaaaaattgttacagatcattgatatacatatatatgtatataaaaaagttattaaaaatcaaaagtgTTCATGATTGCGTTTTGTTATCTTCTATATGTGTGGAAAGAAATCAAACACTGggtaaataaaaagtttgtcTCATTATGCTTTTAGTTGGAGCATAGCAGCAAAGGTGGATCTCCTAGTACGGGAAGCGAGGATGGTGGTCAAAACGAGTCGTTGAATGCGGAAAACGAGTTTGATCCTTTTCTGGAAAATATACCGGATGATATACAGGACGCAGAAGAACCTGACGGCGCAAACGCCACTCTGTTAACGGCACCGCCGGAGAATCAGTGAGACTTGAATATAATTCCTATTCATTTTTCACAAacgttttgaaataaagttgGATGTAAGGAAGTACACGAGTCATTATTTGActggaaaattaaaattaaaatagatgcGCGTGATCTCTTGCAGGTGGTATCATGGTCGTTTAGATAGATTTACAGCAGAAGAAAGACTCTGGGATGCAAATAAAATGGGTAGTTATTTGGTTCGCGAAAGTGACAGGAAACCTGGAAGCTATGTCTTGTCTTACTTGGGAAGGACTGGAATAAATCATTTCCGAATTACAGCTGTCTGCGGAGATTATTATATTGGTAGGAACTGAGATAACACAATTTAACAATTCCTGATCATACttgtatacaaaaatacttttataatcaaagattaaattaaatcgccATTAAATATCTTTGTGCCATCTTATATGTCAATAGTTATATATTCGTAATtcataattgttatatattcagaagatatttaacatataatattatttttaaaagataatatgcAACATTTATCTCGAAAATGGCGCAAgtaaaattttgagataaaaccttaaattgagatatttgcaaaaGATAATTCGCAATACGCAGAttgcgatatatattttctacatttgtattattttgcaaataaattctGTTAGATATATAACTCCCCTAATCTGAAATAATGTTGTAGGCGGTCGTCAATTTAACAGTCTCTCAGATCTGGTTGCGTATTACACTCATTGTTCGGATCTcttaaagagagaaagacttATACATCCGACGCCACCTCCGGAGCCAGTGAACGATAAGAAACGAATCGTCGCGATACTGCCATATACGAAAATGCCGGATACCGACGAACTGAGCTTTCAAAAAGGggatatattttttgtgcaCAATGACATGGGCGATGGATGGTTGTGGGTCACTGCCCACAGAACCGGCGAACAGGGTTTAATATTTCGGGAATTAGTGGAGGATCTTGATGATTCCATAGATCCTAACACAGTATTTTCCTGGTTTCATCCCAATGTCACCAAAAGCGAGGCAGTTGACATGCTAGTAAAAGCAGGACCTGGAAGTTTCCTAGTAAGAAAATAACGATTCTCTCACATTTCAAATGtcgttttattatacattttttaattgattttatttctttttacaggtCAGACCATCGGACAATAGTCCAGGAGATTACTCACTTTTCTTCCATATAAACAACCAAATACAGAGATTCAGAATCGAGAAAAAAGGGGTACGGTATCTCATGGGAGGTAGAACGTTCGAATGCCTTGACGCTGTAATTAACaggtttttacatttttactattttaattttccgcAAAAAgcaatactttttatattcttactTTACCTTGCCGTATCGTTACGTCACAGATACCGAAAGGAACAAATTGTGGAAGGGCATACTT
The window above is part of the Temnothorax longispinosus isolate EJ_2023e chromosome 8, Tlon_JGU_v1, whole genome shotgun sequence genome. Proteins encoded here:
- the LOC139817498 gene encoding protein arginine N-methyltransferase 9 isoform X1; translation: MQAEVNGILEESLQKAREYDRNGNVGKAFAYYIIFAELSARRSEIEETFTDVLCEWGMQLAKENKFSDIVNCYKVSLSIYPNNPRMLNNFAAHLLRNNDPIRAIEYLKRALKVDVNFLPAERNLQNAYSMAVDRWHFTMLNDKQRNNAFEHAIRKRVSQGYDTVLDVGTGTGLLSLYAKDAGATKVYACECSEAMMLIAKEVFESNNATDIKLIPKLSFDLKVPADIPERVKLIVTETFDAGLFGELVIPSMINVHMNILDLNGMVIPMGATVYTAAIECEYIRYRSSVVFDKVKYHCPLNFDNVSILSDDEYYDTENLEKVQINYVTEPHVLFNVNFNNLLELYEFCKDGIKQMLQTKCRYDGIIDGLVTWFKLHLDEEIMLDSSDGKSCWQFAVFPTMPTVCREGDVLTIKAETLKGKLKCSYSAGNARFNENCTTLYHLPKEVIAFLNDFDYVKLLTEIGRSQENRKMKYILDTSPFPIYGLTRLKECKDSEILYYKTDNPTLRVLIEQIARDSGLQGKVQMISNYEEIPCFLDSIFIHNFDIKGELKDDQDSYEISRNLLKTNGVLLPEKIFLMGQLVYSEDLPNMVYVQDANLQRSCSFGTSIDTSSDSEDDLHVRDNIVNNKSTNYIIAEYINKYKINQIFDLNSSLYSCEIMSETQILAEINETETTETIINFGEISNKGKILPNALICWYKVQLSPYHVHDTKKNDSFMNHTAIVLEDKLRDIILRDKEVKIKVHQMKGLVKITILNL
- the LOC139817498 gene encoding protein arginine N-methyltransferase 9 isoform X2, producing MAVDRWHFTMLNDKQRNNAFEHAIRKRVSQGYDTVLDVGTGTGLLSLYAKDAGATKVYACECSEAMMLIAKEVFESNNATDIKLIPKLSFDLKVPADIPERVKLIVTETFDAGLFGELVIPSMINVHMNILDLNGMVIPMGATVYTAAIECEYIRYRSSVVFDKVKYHCPLNFDNVSILSDDEYYDTENLEKVQINYVTEPHVLFNVNFNNLLELYEFCKDGIKQMLQTKCRYDGIIDGLVTWFKLHLDEEIMLDSSDGKSCWQFAVFPTMPTVCREGDVLTIKAETLKGKLKCSYSAGNARFNENCTTLYHLPKEVIAFLNDFDYVKLLTEIGRSQENRKMKYILDTSPFPIYGLTRLKECKDSEILYYKTDNPTLRVLIEQIARDSGLQGKVQMISNYEEIPCFLDSIFIHNFDIKGELKDDQDSYEISRNLLKTNGVLLPEKIFLMGQLVYSEDLPNMVYVQDANLQRSCSFGTSIDTSSDSEDDLHVRDNIVNNKSTNYIIAEYINKYKINQIFDLNSSLYSCEIMSETQILAEINETETTETIINFGEISNKGKILPNALICWYKVQLSPYHVHDTKKNDSFMNHTAIVLEDKLRDIILRDKEVKIKVHQMKGLVKITILNL
- the LOC139817499 gene encoding serine hydrolase-like protein, which gives rise to MAEAEQQCTEIKLSVPWGHVAAKTYGSPTGKPVLLVHGHQDNLGSFTRLMKYLPKELFYYVCIDLPGHGWSSPFPSWMMIDITVYTHGLYFILEALQWKKFIYIGHSLGTQIAFMFSIFQPNRIRKLISLDGLLMGHLKEDYVLHFYITSTLVVKTYHKTEKPRSYTKTEILHALKTMRMSPLNSEAADALFERAVTKVNGNGKYIYNRDLRLRHQPLLFMNMEECQKFNNKLSVPIYLFLPSHGVLRKHEEELKLVLETIKTKTMLEIINIDGNHDVHNNNPENIAPFVCEILNSDNFSKL